The sequence TGAGATATTGGCTTTACCAGGGTAGGGGTTGAGGGGCAGGGGGAGTGGATGGGAGAGAGTCCGCAGAAATTGCCACATAGTCGAACACAGTGTCTCTGCAATTTTTAATATGTGTTGTCACATAAATCAGGTTGACATTGAAACTACCACGTTGACTTTTGTTTCATAAAGTATTTATTTCCCATATAAAcgtttaaatgagtaaataatgcATAAATCATTTAAAACAGCTTACAGTCGTTAACTGTCCATTGAAATTCAGTGCATTGCATTGTCAGCTACTTCAAGAGACTCTGCTGGCTGAAGAGTCTCACATCAAAGTCACATTGCCCATTCCCAGAGCCACAGGTGGGGAGATGTTCAGTCATGGAGGTACCCTGTTAGGCTCTTCAGGAAAGCAAAGTTCGTGAGCATTTGCACTCGCACGATTGTCCAGGCACAGCTGTTGTACTCCATGGACGTCAGGTACTGCACGAGGTTGAAGTAATAGTTCTTCAGGTGAGGAACGGTCATGTCTCCCGTAGTGAAGTTTTTCCTCCGCATGATTTCCTTCTGGATTGGCTCCAGATGGTCCATCTGCCCTTGGAGTTCCACAAGGAGGTCCTCAATGACAGTCTCAGACCAGCCAGTGCTGGAGAAGTCTGTGGTGAGAATTCCGAAGATCTGCTGGAGCATCTCATAGATGACCAATACGGCATCTTCCTTCCGGAACTGCTGTGCTTGCCTCATCTCCTCAGGGACCTGGAAGTCCATCCTGACCTCGAGGCAATGTTGAGGAGTTGAAGGTAACTGCCGCAGGAGTTTCTGACACACCGCAACGCTCCTCCTTTGCTGGAATCGAAGCAAGCTGTAGTTCGTGGAGAGAGCTGTGGTGGAGAAACACAGCAGGAGAACGATCTGGAGGAGGCACCGGTAGGTCATGATGAAAACAGGCACAGGGCAACCTATTCTGCTagcagatgctgaagctgagcctTCAACGCTTTGCAGAGTGAATGTCCTTCCTCCTTGAGTGTGGGCTTTTTATATGTTACCCGACGATGTGGGGGCGTTGCTGACAAATGAAACAAGGTACCGGCGTTGAGACTATTGGCTGCACCGCCACGATGGGCGGAGGGGAGCGGCCGGCACTGCGATCACGCTGCAACCCCGCGCGCTAGGAGACTGTTGGCTGTGGAAcgacggggggggggggtggggggtggggcgctGTGCACCAAGTGAGCCACAGCGGCCGCGCTGACTATTGGCTGTGCGGCgacggtgggggcggggggggcgttGCGCACCAGGAGCCCGGCGGCTGTGAGACTCTTCGCTGCGGGGCCCTGCTGCGGCGTGTCTCACACGGTGGAATCCCGCGGTGGCTAGGAGACGGTTGGCAGTGCGTGTGGCGCACAAATTGGAACAGAGTGGAACACATTGGGCGCGAAGACTAAGGCATTACCACGATCGGGGATTGGGGTGGAGAAGTTCCGGGCGTTGCGAGCACGGTGGAATCCCGCGGGGACTCACAGACTATTCACTGTGCGACCATGGAAGGGCCTTGGATCCAAAGTGGAACACAGTGTCTTAGATGAGACTATTGGCTTTCCCAGGatcgggctgggggtggggatgtgcGGGGCCTTGCGAAAACGGTTGATTCCGCGGTGGCTAGGAGACGATTTTCAGTGATCGATGGGAGAGAGTTCTGCACAAGTTGCAACATAGTGGAACACAGTGGCCGCGATGAGACGATTGGCTTTACCACGATTCGGGGTTGCGGTGGAGAGTTGAGGCGCGTTGGAAATAGGTGAAATCCGCGGTGGAGAGGAGACGATTTCCAGTGAGTTGATGGACCAGAGTTCCGCACAAATTGCAACTAGTGGAACACAGTGGCCGCGATGAGACTATTGGCTTTACCACGTGGAGAGTGGGTCGGGTGAGGTGCGGGGCGTTGCGAAAACGGTGGAAACCGCGGTGGCTAGGAGATGATTTCCAGTGACTCGACGGGAGAGAGTCCGCACAAATTGCATCATAGTCGAACATAGTGGCCGCGATGAGACTATTGGCTTTACCACAACTGCGCCGTGGGGATGGGGAGGTGCGAGGCGTTGGTAAAACGGTGATATCCGCGGTGGCGAGGAGACGATTTCCAGTGAGTCGATGGGAGAGAGTTCCGCACAAATTGCAACACAGTGGAACACAGTGGCCGCGTTGAGACTATTGGCTTTACCACTATCGGGCGTGGTGGAGGGGAGGTGCGTGGCATTGCGAAAACAGAAGAATCTGCGGTGGCTAGCAGACGATTTCCAGTGATCCGATGAGAGAGAGTTCCGCACAAATTGGAACATAGTGGAACACAGTGGCCGCGGTGAGACGATTGGACTTACCaggagcggggcggggggggggaggggcggggtgtTGTGAAAACGGTGGAATCCACGGTGACTAGGAGAGGATTTCCAGTGAGTGGATGGGAGAGAGTCCGCACAAATTGCATCATAGTCGAACAGAGTGGCCGCGATGAGACTATTGGCTTTACCACAGtcgcgggtgggggtggggaggtgtgggGCTTGGCAAAAACGGTGGAATCCGCGATGCCTAGGAAACGATTTCCAGTGAATCGTTGGGAGAGAGTTCCGCACAAATTGCAACAGAGTGGAACACAGTGGCCGCGTTGACACTATTGGCTTTACCACGATCGGGCGTGGTGGTGGGGAGGTGCGTGGCATTGCGGAAACGGTGGGATCTGCGGTGGCTAGCAGACGATTTCCAGTGATCCGATGATAGAGAGTTCCGCACAAATTGCAAAATTGTGGAACACAATGGCCGCGATGAGACTATTGTCTTTACCACGACCCAGGGTTGGGGTG is a genomic window of Cervus canadensis isolate Bull #8, Minnesota chromosome 14, ASM1932006v1, whole genome shotgun sequence containing:
- the LOC122453396 gene encoding interferon beta-2-like, whose amino-acid sequence is MTYRCLLQIVLLLCFSTTALSTNYSLLRFQQRRSVAVCQKLLRQLPSTPQHCLEVRMDFQVPEEMRQAQQFRKEDAVLVIYEMLQQIFGILTTDFSSTGWSETVIEDLLVELQGQMDHLEPIQKEIMRRKNFTTGDMTVPHLKNYYFNLVQYLTSMEYNSCAWTIVRVQMLTNFAFLKSLTGYLHD